A stretch of DNA from Paenibacillus sp. FSL W8-0186:
CCCGTGGTACTTGCCTGCTCCCGTGGATCTTTTTTCTGCCTCCTACGCTACTTACATTGCTACTACATTGCCACTGCATTGCTACTGTATTGCTACTTACATTGCTACTTACATTGCTATTACACTGCTGCTTACTTTGCCCCTACTTCGGCCTCATCTTGCATGCTGATATCACCACCCGCTCGCACCACTGAAGCTGTCATTGTCATTTTCATTGTCATTGCCTCTGTAACTGTCGCTGCCAACACATATTACCGCTGCCGCTGCCACGATCACCAACACTGCCCACCACTGCACCACCACTTTCACGACCATACTCTCCCCATGGTCTACAGCTTTCAGAAGCTCATTTCCCTCTCTTTCTTTAGCTATACTGCAGCCGCCATCGCATAACACATGGCAGCACACGGCCTCATTGAACGCAAAATCCCCCGCATTAAGCAAAGCTTAATACGGGGGATTCATATGCAGAGATACGCAGCAAATCCTAGTTATTTTTTATCCGGCAGCTGGAAGGAACTCTTCAGAGATACGACCAGGTTAAAGACCGGACGGCCCGGTGCCGAATACTTGGAATCGACGTTGAAGTAGCCGTGGCGGAAAAACTGGAATTTATCCTGCGGCTTCACATCCTTCAAGCCCGGCTCCACAAAACCTTGAACGACCTTCAAGGAGTTCGGGTTGAGGTAGTCCATGAAGGTTTTCTCTTCACCGCCTTCCTCATCGTCGAGCTGAACCCCTTCCTCCACCTGAACATCCCGGATCAACGGCTCGTATAGCCTGAATTCGGCTGGTACCGCCTGCGATGCCTCGACCCAATGGATCGTACCCTTCACCTTTCGGCCGGTAAATCCGCTGCCGCTCTTCGTTTCCGGATCGTAAGTGCAGTGGATTTCCACTACATTGCCTTCTTCATCCTTGATCACATCATTGCATTTGATGAAATAAGCATGCTTCAAACGCACCTCATTGCCCGGGAACAAGCGGAAATACTTGCTTGGCGGGTTCTCCATAAAGTCCTCGCGCTCAATATAAATTTCCCGGGAGAACGGGATTTGGCGATGGCCCATTTCCGGGTTCTCGCTGTTGTTCTCAGCTTCGAGCAGCTCGGTTTGCCCTTCCGGGTAGTTCGTGATCACGACTTTAAGCGGGTCAAGGACAGCCATCGTTCTTGGCGCCTTCAGCTTCAAATCTTCGCGGATGAAATGATCCAGCATCTTCAGGTCAATTTCCCCGTAGGCCTTGGATATGCCTGCTTCGAACACGAAAGCCTTGATCGCTTCCGGCGTTACACCGCGGCGGCGCAGGCCGGATATCGTCGGCATTCTCGGGTCGTCCCAGCCGTCCACGATGCCTTCGTCAACCAGCAGCTTCAGCTTCCGCTTGCTCGTTACCGTCTGGGTCAGATTCAAGCGCCCGAATTCATACTGGCGGGGAACACTTGGCATTTCCGTCTCCTCGATGACCCAATCATAGAACGGACGCTGATCTTCAAATTCTGTCGTGCAGAGCGAGTGCGTGATGCCCTCGATCGCATCCTCCAGCGGATGGGCATAGGTATACATCGGATAGATGCACCACTTGTCTCCCGTGTTGTGATGAGAAGCATGGAGAATGCGGTAAATGACCGGATCCCGCAGATTAATGTTCGGCGAGGCCATGTCAATTTTGGCGCGCAGCACCTTCTCGCCGTCCTTGAATTCCCCGGCACGCATCCGGGCAAACAGATCAAGGTTCTCCTCGACGGAACGGTCGCGATACGGGCTATTCTGACCCGGCTCGGTCAGAGTTCCGCGGGTCGCGCGGATCTCGTCGGGGCTTTGATCGTCAACGTAGGCTTTGCCTTTCTTGATCAGCACGATCGCCCGCTCATACATCTCTTCGAAATAATCCGAGGCAAAATGCAGCTCTTCCCAATCGAAGCCAAGCCATTTCACGTCTTCCTTGATCGAGTTGACGTACTCCACGTCCTCCTTGACGGGGTTTGTATCGTCAAAGCGCAGATGGGTGCGGCCGCCGAATTCATCAGCGATCGTAAAGTTAATCCAGATCGCTTTGGCATGCCCGATATGCAAATAACCGTTTGGCTCCGGCGGAAAGCGCGTGACGATCTCCTTCACTTTGCCGCTCTTCAGATCCTCGGTAATAATGTTCTTAATAAAGTTAGGAGGTGTACTGTTGCTGCTGTTATGCTCCACGGATATCAACCTTTCCTTATATGATAAACCTCGTTCTGATCCGATTTTTCTTCTTATAAATATACCGATAACTCTGCAATAGTTCAATGGCATAGGCGCTTTCGGCCAAGGAGCTGAAGACGCCCGGTCTGAAATTGCAGCCTGAAGACTCTTCGGTATGTTCGAGTAGGCGCAGCCCGGTGCTTTTGTTAAGATAGGGAAGTATAGACCTTCGAAGCTTCCGTATCCTTATATCACAAGGGAAACCCCGCTAATCGAGGTCAAGGCTTCCTGAAAAGTACGTCGAAAGACGTGTTTTCATCCAAATGAAGTCATCAATCAATCCATACGAAAGGACGTCATTAAATATGGCCATCACCCCATTGAAGCTGCCTAGAGAGCAGCGCGAACAAATGATATCGCTCATTCAGGAATATTTCGATGTGGAACGGGGCGAACAAATCGGCGATTTGGGCGCAGACGGCATGCTGGATTTTTTTCTGAAGCAAATCGGCCCTTATGTATACAATCAGGCACTAAGCGACTCCCGCCAGCTTGTGAATGAACGAATGGCATCACTGGAAGAAGATATCTATGCACTTGAACTGAGACCCGGACGAGTCAGATAACCCAGGGACAAGCCTATCTAAACATCAGCTTCAACTGCCTCACATAGACCTCCGGCACGGGATGACTATT
This window harbors:
- a CDS encoding glutamine--tRNA ligase/YqeY domain fusion protein, which encodes MISVEHNSSNSTPPNFIKNIITEDLKSGKVKEIVTRFPPEPNGYLHIGHAKAIWINFTIADEFGGRTHLRFDDTNPVKEDVEYVNSIKEDVKWLGFDWEELHFASDYFEEMYERAIVLIKKGKAYVDDQSPDEIRATRGTLTEPGQNSPYRDRSVEENLDLFARMRAGEFKDGEKVLRAKIDMASPNINLRDPVIYRILHASHHNTGDKWCIYPMYTYAHPLEDAIEGITHSLCTTEFEDQRPFYDWVIEETEMPSVPRQYEFGRLNLTQTVTSKRKLKLLVDEGIVDGWDDPRMPTISGLRRRGVTPEAIKAFVFEAGISKAYGEIDLKMLDHFIREDLKLKAPRTMAVLDPLKVVITNYPEGQTELLEAENNSENPEMGHRQIPFSREIYIEREDFMENPPSKYFRLFPGNEVRLKHAYFIKCNDVIKDEEGNVVEIHCTYDPETKSGSGFTGRKVKGTIHWVEASQAVPAEFRLYEPLIRDVQVEEGVQLDDEEGGEEKTFMDYLNPNSLKVVQGFVEPGLKDVKPQDKFQFFRHGYFNVDSKYSAPGRPVFNLVVSLKSSFQLPDKK
- a CDS encoding DUF2164 domain-containing protein; the protein is MTPLKLPREQREQMISLIQEYFDVERGEQIGDLGADGMLDFFLKQIGPYVYNQALSDSRQLVNERMASLEEDIYALELRPGRVR